The genomic stretch aaatattataaaattttgatccaaaatttatgtatttttatccattcagctctatttataatccaagtctcttttaccctcaatgttttaaatttaaaccactaagctttaaatttaaaccacttgccctAAACTTTAAACCCCAAGGCTAAATGGTATCAAATTTTTATCTATTAAGCTCTACTTATAATAAAACTCTATTAAaccaattatttttaaatttaaacctaaTTTCCTTATTCGTCAAAAATTTTAGACCAGAAGTTGTtagtggcaaaaaaaaaaaaaaaaaaaattatatattttatttttaggtgtgactgtgcgccgcggcccatatAAATTAGAGCTGCGGCGCCCAGTGACAAATAATTGCTATTTTTTGTTTCATTCTGAGCGCCGCGGCTCTAATGTCTAAAGGTTCTGTGCGCCGCGGCGGGGAAAATGGCCCTTGCCTAAAGGGTTTATAATCCAAGTATCTTTAAACAACAAAGTTTTATATTTAAATtgctaagctttaaatttaaagcaCTTGCCTAAGAATTTAAACtataagctttaaatttaaaccactttcataaaaatttaaaccacaatgcaaatggcttcaaattttgaaccacatggctaaatggaatcaaattttgaaccacaaggctaaatggtatcaaatttttatccattaagctctatttataatccaactcTATTTAACCaactatgttttaaatttaaacccctaaactttaaatttaaacccctatgttttaaatttaaacaccttgcctagaaatttaaaccgcaagccttaaataaataagattaACTGATAAATTTGTCATAATTTAAAGATGATAATCTATCATCTTTTATAACCTTTTTCTGTCAAATTCATCTCTCACTAATATCAATTCCTATTTTTCATAAATTAAAtagataataatataataaaaaacaaatgtACTTTAATAAATGTATAAACATTCTTATCCACAAGTCCACAACGCAACAAATATGTATAACATTGCATTTTTGTAGTCTTTAGACTGCAACAGATAACAACAGTTCATGCTTTCATGCATAATGCACTGTACTCAAGGACAATAATCAATCTCAATGATCATGATATGTATGCAATTCACAACTCAATGTTATCCTTCTTTTAGAATTGGTTGGCTTTTACAATTCTTTCTATTATGCCCCAATATTCCGCAATTTCCACACTTGACTATTCGAACATGCTTAGGAAATTCTCCTGTTGATGGAATTCTTTTTTTCTTGGGACGTCCttgttttactttgaattttgGAGCTTTCATGCTATCTCCTATAATTTCATCTGGGACACTCCAATCATCTTTATCTGGAAGAGGATTAATTGATCCTGCATATGTCTCTTTCAAAACAGAATTTTTATACCAATTTGAGCAAAATGTGTACTTGTCCAAGTACTTGCTTTCAATTGTTGCAATAGCATGTGCACATGAAATTCCCTCTAGTTGAAATTCATTACATGTGCACATATGTTGTTCCAAGTCGACAACAAACACTCGATCACCATATGTGACACTAGATTTCATTGCATCAATTGCATCTACCTGTGAAACAATACAATTATTAAGCAATAAATTTAAAATCcgaacaaaaagaaaataaatgtaaCTTTAATAACATACCTTCATTCGAAATGCCACATCAAGTTTGATCTCCATTTCATCATTTGCCCATTTTGTCACCTCAACAAATTGGTTGATTGCTGCTTCTTTTCTTGTTGAAAACCATCTTTGGAGCATCTCTCTTATAGCTTCTATTAACGACGTTATAGGCAATTCTCTTGCATGCACAATTGCTGCATTTATAGATTTGGCAATGTTTCTTGTAAGAATGTTATACCTTTTCGTTGGAAAGAATGGTCGAGCCCATTTTTCTGGTTTTGCTTCCAAAAGATAAGTGGTCATTTCAGGGCTAATTTTCTGTAATTCAGCCATGGCAGACTAATATTCTTGAGCTGAGTACGCTCTTGAAGCAGTTTCAAATATGGCATGCACATGTAATCCCCTAAACTTAGTCCTTAGATTTTGCTTCAAATGATAAAGACAAACTCCATGATATACACCAAGATACACTTGTTCAACTGCATTTTTGATGCTTTTATGCCTGTCAGATACTATGCACAAGTTTTCTCGATCTCCTATTGCTTCTTTTAGTCTTGTAAAGAACCATATCCATGCATTGTCATTTTTTGAATCCCCAATTCCAAAGTCGAGCGGAAAAATTTGATTGTTTCCATCTTTAACACAAGCTGCATACAGTGTACCTCCACATTTCGTCTTTAAAAATGTTCCATCTACCACTATAACCGGTCTACATTGCTTCCATCCATCTAATGAAGCCCCAAAAGCAATAAACATGTATTTAAACctgtaaaatttaaataaaaaaacaaccaATTCCTAGAGATGTAAGATATGGATTGTAATCAGTAAAGCCTTTAATATAGGAAtgcaaattataaatattattaatccCTGTTTTCTTCATCTTTACATACTCTTGTGATAGTTCCTGGGTTGGCCAACTGTAGCATATACAAATATGAAGGCAACAATGCATAACTTTCCTCATTTGACCCTCTAACATCATTAGCTGCAAGTGTTTTTGCTCTCCAGGCTTTATTGTATGTTACACCTACCCCATGTTCATCTCTCATGTCTCTTATTATTTGCCTTGGTCGATAGGTTGATCCTGGGTCACGAAACTTCTCTTTGAAGTAACTACTGATGACTTTTGCACTTGCTTgtctattttcaaattttttgtgaTTTAAGGAGCATGTGTGGTGTTTATGGTATTTGATAACTCGAAAGTAGTCTGATACTTTTGAGCTTCTTGCACGTACATACCAGCCACAATTCTCATCTATGCATTTTGCCCAAAATGCTTCTGAACATGATTTTTGAATTCTGTACTGAAAGTgtttcttgatggctattttcgcaagtgtaTGTTTTAGATCAGTCTTATTCTTGAAAACATAATTGAGTCTTATGTCTTCAATCTCCATATTCGGCAACACATGCAGAGGTGATTGAGCTTCTTGCCCGTGTTCTGTAAATTTGTTGGATTCTTGTGTTGAGGCACTCTTCA from Humulus lupulus chromosome 5, drHumLupu1.1, whole genome shotgun sequence encodes the following:
- the LOC133779069 gene encoding uncharacterized protein LOC133779069; the encoded protein is MDKIMLFVVFNGRWNANNKYIDHEVKILMVEKDIKYVELVNKIYKELRLNERLISTNLIFDANMDTSKGMKIESDENLQVYLNLNKTVEELKKCPLIVEVEQRNQTISLPREASIPSALASNATSHSLTLTDLNTNTASTSKMKSASTQESNKFTEHGQEAQSPLHVLPNMEIEDIRLNYVFKNKTDLKHTLAKIAIKKHFQYRIQKSCSEAFWAKCIDENCGWYVRARSSKVSDYFRVIKYHKHHTCSLNHKKFENRQASAKVISSYFKEKFRDPGSTYRPRQIIRDMRDEHGVGVTYNKAWRAKTLAANDVRGSNEESYALLPSYLYMLQFKYMFIAFGASLDGWKQCRPVIVVDGTFLKTKCGGTLYAACVKDGNNQIFPLDFGIGDSKNDNAWIWFFTRLKEAIGDRENLCIVSDRHKSIKNAVEQVYLGVYHGVCLYHLKQNLRTKFRGLHVHAIFETASRAYSAQEY
- the LOC133779068 gene encoding uncharacterized protein LOC133779068, giving the protein MAELQKISPEMTTYLLEAKPEKWARPFFPTKRYNILTRNIAKSINAAIVHARELPITSLIEAIREMLQRWFSTRKEAAINQFVEVTKWANDEMEIKLDVAFRMKVDAIDAMKSSVTYGDRVFVVDLEQHMCTCNEFQLEGISCAHAIATIESKYLDKYTFCSNWYKNSVLKETYAGSINPLPDKDDWSVPDEIIGDSMKAPKFKSKDYKNAMLYIFVALWTCG